Below is a window of Desulfovermiculus halophilus DSM 18834 DNA.
TTTGGACCATGGTTCCGATATGCCTGGGCAGATTGTCGCTGCCCAGATGCTTCTGCCTGATCAGCAAGAGTTCAATGCCCTCTTTGCGGGCCTCTTTGCGCAGGTTCTTGGCCTGATCCATATTGGTTGGGTACACCTCTGCGTCCATATCCATGTGGTTGAAAATGGACTCGGTCTCTTGGATCAGCTCGGTGGCCTCATTCCAGGACATGAATTGAAGCAGGTCGGTCTTGCCCAGCTTGGGTATGAAGTTCAGCTTGCCGTCGGAAAAGAGCCCGGCCCCGCCGAGTCCGCAGAGGACATTGCATGGTTGGCAACGGGCGCATGTGTGGCTGTCGTTGATCGGGCACTTCCGCTCCCAGGGCATGCGGCCCTTGTCAATAAGCACGACCCGAAGGCTGGTGTGCGTGCTCAGATAATAGGCGGCAAAAAGTCCGGCAGGTCCTCCGCCGACAATAATCACGTCGTAAGTCTGGCTGGTCATCGAGCTTCCCCGGGTTCGGGGCCGGCGTTCCAAGGGATGGGCGTATCCTTTGTCTCTGTCCGGTTCACTGTGGTTTTCCTCCTGCTCTGTTGTGTTGTTGCTTTCATGCGTGGATGATACACAGAATTCATGGCTTCGTTTACAGAATTCTTCACCCGGCTCTGTTCGTCAACCCCAATCCGGTCCCAGACCGATCTGGCCCGCCATCTGCACGTCAACCGCTCAGCCGTGACCCAGGCCAAAGAGCGGGGGGCTGTCCCGGAACGGTGGGTGTACAAGCTGGCCCGGGACTTCTCTCTGGACCCATCCTGGCTGGGAGGAGAAAGCCAGGACCCTGATCACGGGATGTTTTCCGCAGGGGAATACCTCCCGGTTCCCCTGGCAGAACCCCGGCTGTCCGAAAACGGAGAGCTTGTGCCTGCAGACAGCGGCCAGGACCCGGCCCCGTATGCCTTCCGTTCCGGATGGCTGCGGGACAAAGGAAGTGCCCACAGCATGGTCCTGCTCCGGGCCGTCGGCAATGCCATGGAACCGACCATCCCCAGCGGAGCCCACGTGCTCATAGATCAGGAGCAAAAAGAGATCATCTCCGGACGCATCTATGCCCTGGGCATCGACCATTCGATTCTGATCCGCCGGGTTGAGCGCCATCCTGACCTTTTCATGCTCATCAGCCCCAACCCTGATTATCCTCCTGTATACGTATCCAAGACCACGCACCTGGTGCACGTCCTGGGGGCCATTGTCTGGGTAGGCACAGAATTGCCCTGATGGCAAGGTCGAGAGGCACCGCGTTCAGATCTCCTGATCAATTACGGGCGAAAACCGAAAAAAGGTCCTTGCATTTTATATTGTTCTCAGCTATACATCCCTCTTGCACGGGATGTGGCTCAGTCTGGCTAGAGCGCAGCGTTCGGGACGCTGAAGTCGCAGGTTCGAATCCTGCCATCCCGACCATACACACCAGGGTTACAAATCCGATTTGTAACCCTTTTTTTATTGGTTCTTCGACGTAGCCTGTGGATTTTTGGAGTTTGCCATCTCTTCTGTGTGCCCACTTTCTGTGTCGAAAAGCCATTTTATTCCCAAACCACGCGGCGCCTCCCATGTACGAATCCAATGATCTTCTCCCTGGCCGGAAAGGCGGGATGATGACCTCCAGCGGCAAAGGCGCCTTGCCCATCAAAAGCATGCGTTCCGCCAGGGCGGCCCGGATCAGGGACGGACTGCTCGCTTAGTGCGCCGCCTCCTTGCTGCTGGTCCGAACCGCCTCGTGCACGGCTTTTAGCTCAGCGAGCTCTTCCAGGCAGCGATACAGATGAGAGGAATCGCTGATCTGCAGATTGAGGTATATATCTGTCCTGCCCTCCACCGAGGAATGGAAATGGCCGGACTCGATATTGACCCCTTCTCGGGCCAAGAGATCGGTTATCTGAGCCAGAACGCCCTTTTTGTTGTCGCAGACAATCTTGATGGTGGCCGGAAACAGCGCGCTTTCCTCTCCCTCCCAGGTAACAGTGACCAGCCGGGCTGGGCTGAAGTGCTGAATATTCGGACAGTCCGAACGATGGACGATCACCCCCCTGCCCCGGCTGATGTAGCCGATAATGGGGTCCCCGGGCACCGGCTGACAGCATTGAGCGAACCGGATCAAAACGTCGTCTATGCCTTTGATCCGGACCCCTTCCTTCACCTCTTCACTCTTGCTTTCCTTGTCTTCCTTCGGCTTCTGCTTGGCCTTGGGCTGGCGCTCAGGGGCCGGAGCTTCCTTGGGCAGCAGACGGTGCAGGACCTGTTTCGGGGTTATCTTGGCATAGCCGACAGCTGAAAGCAGGTCATCCACAGTCTTTAAAGAGAACTCGGAGGCGATCTTTTCCAGCTTGCCCTGTTTCAGGGCCTTCTGGAAATTGATGTCCATCCGTCGCCCTTCCTTTTCCAGCATTTCCTTGGCCAGAGATATGCTCCGCTCCCTCTCCTGAGTTCGGATCCAGTGCTTGATCCGGGTCCTGGCTTTGGCCGTCTTGACGAACTTCAGCCAGTCCCGGCTCGGATTGCGGTGTACATTGGTTATGATCTCCACCGAATCCCCGTTTTTGAGCTCAGTATCCAAAGGAACCAGCTTGCCGTTGACCTTGGCGCCGGAACAGCGATTGCCCACTTCGGTATGGATCATATACGCAAAATCCACTGGGGTGGCCCCCATGGGCAGGTCCAGGACCTCACCCTTGGGGGTGAACACATAGACCTCATCGTCAAAGAGGTCCACCTTCAGGGAGGCCATGAACTCCCGCGGATCCTTGAGCTCCTGCTCCCAGTCCAGGATATGCCGCAGCCACACGAAACGCTCCTCATCCTTGGGCTTGAATGAGGCCGCGTCTTTGTACTTCCAATGGGCGGCGACACCGTATTCCGCGACCTTGTGCATCTCTTCGGTCCGGATCTGGATCTCTATGTGCTCCCCGTCAGGCCCGACAACCGTGGTATGCAGGCTCTGATACATATTGCCCTTGGGCATGGAGATATAATCCTTGAATCGTCCCGGAACCGGGGTCCAAGTGGAATGGATGAGCCCCAGCATGGCATAGCATTCCTTGACCGAGCTGACGATGACCCGAAAGGCTATCAGGTCGTACACCTGCTCCAGGGCCAGGTTCTGCTTCTGCATCTTGTCGTAGATGCTGAATATGTGCTTCTGGCGGCCGCTGACCCGGCCCTGAATGCCGTTGGACTCCAGGATATCCTTTATAATG
It encodes the following:
- a CDS encoding RelA/SpoT family protein codes for the protein MIRINDILEKAGEYLSDSHLALIQKAYVYSASVHSGQVRLSGEPYLSHPLEVCNILVDMRLDADTIAAGLLHDSVEDSGVKVNELAEQFNNDVAAIVDGVTKIGKVTFNSKEEAQAENIRKMILAMAKDIRVILVKLADRLHNMNTLEHQSPIKQRLIARETMDIYSPLAHRLGLYRIKVDLDDLSLKYLKPDIYNQIVHGIKEHRTLGKEYIDQVISIIKDILESNGIQGRVSGRQKHIFSIYDKMQKQNLALEQVYDLIAFRVIVSSVKECYAMLGLIHSTWTPVPGRFKDYISMPKGNMYQSLHTTVVGPDGEHIEIQIRTEEMHKVAEYGVAAHWKYKDAASFKPKDEERFVWLRHILDWEQELKDPREFMASLKVDLFDDEVYVFTPKGEVLDLPMGATPVDFAYMIHTEVGNRCSGAKVNGKLVPLDTELKNGDSVEIITNVHRNPSRDWLKFVKTAKARTRIKHWIRTQERERSISLAKEMLEKEGRRMDINFQKALKQGKLEKIASEFSLKTVDDLLSAVGYAKITPKQVLHRLLPKEAPAPERQPKAKQKPKEDKESKSEEVKEGVRIKGIDDVLIRFAQCCQPVPGDPIIGYISRGRGVIVHRSDCPNIQHFSPARLVTVTWEGEESALFPATIKIVCDNKKGVLAQITDLLAREGVNIESGHFHSSVEGRTDIYLNLQISDSSHLYRCLEELAELKAVHEAVRTSSKEAAH
- a CDS encoding S24 family peptidase, producing MASFTEFFTRLCSSTPIRSQTDLARHLHVNRSAVTQAKERGAVPERWVYKLARDFSLDPSWLGGESQDPDHGMFSAGEYLPVPLAEPRLSENGELVPADSGQDPAPYAFRSGWLRDKGSAHSMVLLRAVGNAMEPTIPSGAHVLIDQEQKEIISGRIYALGIDHSILIRRVERHPDLFMLISPNPDYPPVYVSKTTHLVHVLGAIVWVGTELP